TGCAGGAATCGACGATCGCGCGCGAATCCGATGCCGTCTTCCCGATCATGGCCGGTCCTGAAATCGGAGTTGCTTCGACGAAGGCGTTCACCTGCCAGCTGGCAGTCCTCGCGTCTCTGGCGATCGGCGCGGGCAAGGCGCGCGGCACCGTAAGCGCCGATGAGGAAAAGGGGCTCGTCCGGCAGCTTGCCGAAATGCCGCGCATCATGAGCCGCGTGCTGAACCTCGTCCAGCCGCAGATGGAAAGTCTCTCGCGCGAACTCTCCAAGTGCCGCGACGTGCTTTATCTCGGCCGCGGCACCAGCTTCCCCCTCGCGATGGAAGGTGCGCTGAAGCTCAAGGAAATTTCCTACATCCATGCGGAAGGGTATGCGGCGGGCGAATTGAAGCACGGCCCGATCGCGCTGATCGACGAGAACATGCCGGTCATCGTGATCGCGCCTTACGACCGGTTCTTCGAAAAGACCGTTTCGAATATGCAGGAAGTCGCAGCCCGCGGCGGCCGGATCATCTTCATCACCGACGAAGCAGGTGCTGCTGCCTCCAAGCTGCCGACATTGGCGACGATCGCGCTTCCGAACGTCCCTGAGATCATCGCGCCGATGATCTTCTCGCTGCCGATCCAACTGCTCGCCTACCACACCGCCGTCTTCATGGGCACGGATGTCGACCAGCCACGAAACCTCGCAAAATCGGTCACGGTTGAGTGAATCGGAAAGCCGCCTGAAGGCTTGTGAAAGGGGCCGAATTCTGGCAGCTTCGTTCCAGGTGCGGGGGTGCGCGTGATCACGACAGCCGGTAGATTCAAGGGAGTTCATCGCGAGCGATGACGCACAAACTGCCCCGATTGCCGATAGCGACCCGCATGAGAAACAACTTCCTCGCGGGCCTCATCATCTGTGCTCCGATTGCGATCACGCTGTGGCTGACGTGGTCCGTCGTCCGGTGGGCCGACAGCTGGGTGAAACCCTACATTCCGGCGCGCTACGACCCGGACAGCTACCTGAACTTCGCAGTACCCGGCTCCGGCCTGGTGATCGCCATGATCTTCATCACCATCATCGGTTTTCTCGGCAAGAACCTTATCGGCCAGACAATCGTGCAGTTCGGCGAGTCGGTGGTACGGCGCGTGCCGCTGGTGCGCAGCATCTACAAGAGCGTGAAGCAGATATTCGAGACGGTGCTGGAGGAACGCAGCAATTCCTTCAAGAAGGTAGGCCTCATCGAGTATCCGAGCCCAGGCCTTTGGGCGCTGGTGTTCATCGCAACGGATGCAAAGGGCGAAATTGCTTCGAAGTTCAATGCGATGGGCCAGGATATGGTGAGCGTGTTTCTGCCGCCGACGCCAATACCGACCGCCGGCTTTTTGATCTTCGTGCCGCGCGAAAAGATCGTCGTGCTCGACATGAGTGCGGAGGACGGCGCCAAGCTGCTCGTCTCCGGCGGCCTCGTAGCGCCAGACTTTCCGGCCAAGCCGTCCAAGGAACCGGCGGTTCCGGGAAAACCGAGACTTTTAGCCCGCGCGAAGAAAGCGGATCGCTTCGTCGCGCCGGAATAAATAGAGCAGGGTGCGGAACGCGAAACCGCGTTCGCTCGTGAGTTCCGGGTCGCGCTCGATCGCATAGGCGGCATCCCTTCGGGCGATCTCCAGAAGATCGGCGTGCGCTTCGAGGCTCGCGATCCGGAAACCGGGCGTGCCGGATTGGCGGGTGCCGAGCAGTTCGCCTTCGCCGCGCAGCTTCAAGTCTTCTTCTGCGATCCGGAAGCCGTCCTCCGTTTCCCGCATGATTGACAGACGCGCATGACCGGTCTCGCCGAGCGGACCTTTGTAGAGCAGGATGCAGGTCGATGCTTCGTCACCGCGTCCGACGCGGCCGCGAAGCTGATGGAGCTGCGCGAGACCGAAGCGTTCGGCATGCTCGATCACCATGATCGTCGCATCCGGCACGTCGACGCCCACTTCGACGACAGTCGTCGCCACCAGCAGCCTGAGTTCGCCGTTCTTGAACGCCATCATCACGGCGTCTTTCTCCGCTCCGCTCATGC
Above is a window of Rhizobium etli 8C-3 DNA encoding:
- a CDS encoding DUF502 domain-containing protein, with the translated sequence MTHKLPRLPIATRMRNNFLAGLIICAPIAITLWLTWSVVRWADSWVKPYIPARYDPDSYLNFAVPGSGLVIAMIFITIIGFLGKNLIGQTIVQFGESVVRRVPLVRSIYKSVKQIFETVLEERSNSFKKVGLIEYPSPGLWALVFIATDAKGEIASKFNAMGQDMVSVFLPPTPIPTAGFLIFVPREKIVVLDMSAEDGAKLLVSGGLVAPDFPAKPSKEPAVPGKPRLLARAKKADRFVAPE